One Tachysurus fulvidraco isolate hzauxx_2018 chromosome 2, HZAU_PFXX_2.0, whole genome shotgun sequence DNA segment encodes these proteins:
- the senp8 gene encoding sentrin-specific protease 8: MDPVVLSYQDSLLRRSDVSLLEGPRWLNDQVIGFAFEYFAVERFKSLGDAVCFISPEVTQFIKCASCQEELSVFLEPLRLDSRRWIFLAVNDNSNQAAGGSHWSLLLYQRDAGHFSHYDSQSGGNVTHAQRIAAKLQPFLGAGTELAFVEEPCPSQQNSYDCGMYVICIAEALCESVRAGGHARLPTNTVTPTYITRKRTEWHSLIQRLTKD; the protein is encoded by the coding sequence ATGGACCCGGTTGTGCTGAGTTATCAGGACAGCTTGCTGAGGCGATCGGACGTTTCCCTGCTGGAAGGCCCTCGTTGGCTCAACGACCAGGTGATCGGCTTTGCCTTCGAGTACTTCGCTGTGGAACGCTTTAAGAGCCTGGGTGACGCAGTGTGCTTCATCAGCCCTGAGGTCACCCAGTTCATTAAGTGTGCATCATGCCAGGAGGAGCTGTCTGTCTTCTTAGAGCCACTGAGGCTAGACTCTCGTCGCTGGATCTTTCTTGCCGTTAACGACAACTCCAACCAGGCGGCCGGCGGCTCACACTGGAGCCTGCTGCTTTACCAACGTGACGCTGGTCATTTCTCTCACTACGACTCACAGAGTGGAGGcaatgtcacacacgctcagCGCATCGCTGCCAAGCTCCAACCTTTCCTGGGCGCTGGGACTGAACTGGCCTTTGTGGAAGAGCCTTGTCCATCGCAGCAGAATAGTTACGACTGCGGCATGTATGTCATCTGTATCGCTGAGGCTCTGTGCGAAAGCGTTCGAGCCGGAGGCCACGCTCGGCTTCCGACAAACACCGTCACGCCCACGTACATCACCAGGAAGCGGACAGAATGGCACTCGCTGATCCAAAGACTCACAAAGGACTAG